In Solanum pennellii chromosome 7, SPENNV200, the following are encoded in one genomic region:
- the LOC107025023 gene encoding uncharacterized protein LOC107025023 has translation MESADRACYGCGKSGHMVRDCPQKRGQAGGVEVDPRKTESIKNRLKPLTHTDIRSFLGLAGYYRRFVEGFSSIVSQLTALTKNKVMFEWTETCEKSLKNLKDRLTSATVLTLPKYGENYTVYCDESRRELNLRQRRWLELLKDYDMNVHYHPGKGNVVADALRRMSMGSTSHIEDEKKDFAKEIEELTLLHNSGDHSKKAWARSKTLHCFSSSDKWSDIVHHSEIGGHVDSVCD, from the exons atggagagtgcagacagggccTGCTacggttgtggtaagagtggacacatggtcAGAGACTGTCCACAGAAAagaggtcaggctggag gCGTAGAGGTGGACCCTAGGAAGACTGAATCTATTAAGAACCGGCTAAAGCCTCTTACTCACACCGATATCCGTAGCTTTCTcggattggctggttactaccgcaggtttgtggagggaTTTTCTTCCATCGTTTCCCAACTTACAGCTTTGACGAAGAATAAAGTCATGTTCgaatggacggagacttgtgagaagagtttgaAGAATCTCAAGGACAGGCTCACTTCAGCCACGGTGCTTACTCTACCTAAGTATGGTGAGAATTACACGGTTTATTGTGATgaatctagg agggagttaaATCTACGTCAGCGCAGGTGGTTGGagctattgaaggactatgacatgaatgtgcactaccatccaggtaagggtAATGTTGTGGCTGATGCTCTGcgcaggatgagcatggggagtacaTCCCACATTGAGGACGAGAAGAAGGATTTTGCAAAAGAG atagaggagctcactTTACTTCACAATTCTGGAGATCATTCCAAAAAAGCTTGGGCACGTAGTAAAACTttgcactgcttttcatcctcagacaaaTGGTCAGACATAGTACACCATTCAGagattggaggacatgttgataGTGTGTGTGATTGA